CTAGATATTTTAGTATTGGGCAGGATGTTCCCAAAAGGCTGTACCGTTAGTGCCAAGAAATCATTAAGGTACGTCCCAATTTTGGGCTGGTTCATGGCATTAAGCGGTACCCTCTTCTTAGACAGAGGTAACAGAGAGAAATCAGTCAAAACTTTAAATAACAGTTTACGAAAGATTAAAGATAATAAGAGAGCCTTATGGATTTTCCCAGAAGGTACTAGATCTTACACTACTGATTTGGAAACCCTACCATTCAAAAAAGGTGCTTTCCATTTAGCTCAACAAGGTAACATCCCCATTGTCCCAGTCGTCGTCTCAAACACCAGTACTATTATGTTCTCCAAATGGAATGTTTTCAACAGAGGTACTCTAATCATTAAAGTCCTAGACCCAATTCCAACATctgatttgaagaaagaagacATCGGTGCATTCACCGAAAAGGTCAGAGATTTGATCTCAAAGGAACTGAAGGAAGTCGGTTACTCAATTCCAATCGTTGACACTAACCTTCCACCAAATTTAGTTGAAAAGAACGGACGTATTGTGAAAAAAGCACTTCCTGCCAAGGATattgttgaagaagttcCAGCCTCGAGTAGCATTGGTATTACTGCTGAGAAATAAGACTTTACAATCTCATTTATATGCACTTTTCTTAGGTTACATCCAAATGTATTCATCTCGAAGGAATATATAACTAACAATGTCCAGCacatataaatatgtaTGTATGTATTCATACCTACACATTGAGAAAAATCTTGGATATTTACAAGTGCGTCAACGACAGCTTTACTAGCCGTTTGTTCAGAAAATGCCATTGCGAAATCTGTTTGATCTGCTAGGGCGATCTTATAGCACACTGTGAAGGAGCGCTC
The genomic region above belongs to Kazachstania africana CBS 2517 chromosome 7, complete genome and contains:
- the SLC1 gene encoding 1-acylglycerol-3-phosphate O-acyltransferase SLC1 (similar to Saccharomyces cerevisiae SLC1 (YDL052C); ancestral locus Anc_4.226), whose protein sequence is MANNFLYYFRTFLAVVVLMVSALYGTLASIVCLIIGKQHLAQWTTARFYYYASKYIMGIDVKVINEHNITNLPCIAVSNHQSALDILVLGRMFPKGCTVSAKKSLRYVPILGWFMALSGTLFLDRGNREKSVKTLNNSLRKIKDNKRALWIFPEGTRSYTTDLETLPFKKGAFHLAQQGNIPIVPVVVSNTSTIMFSKWNVFNRGTLIIKVLDPIPTSDLKKEDIGAFTEKVRDLISKELKEVGYSIPIVDTNLPPNLVEKNGRIVKKALPAKDIVEEVPASSSIGITAEK